The Bdellovibrio sp. NC01 genome includes the window ATCAAGACTTGTATGGCGGAAACCTTCGTTACAAGAAGCTTGTGCAACGTCTGCTTTTTGCATTGTTTTCCAAGCAGAATCTTTGCGGCAAAGATCGCTGGCCAATTGCAAATGCTCTAGAACCAAATCACGTTTCTTCAAAGTTTCGTTCGCTTCAACCAAGGCCAAGTGAGATTTCACAACCTCTGGACCCGATGGGCGCTTATCGATGTATTCGCCCAAGAAGATATTCATCTCTTTTTGGCGAGAATGCGAATCGTAAAGTTTCGCAAGGTCCGACATTGATTGACCTAGTTCGTCTTCAGTCGTGATGTCTTCGAAGAAAGAATAAAGTTTATTAGCAGGGTAAGAGTCACCAATGAAGACCGTCAAGTCACGCAAAGCTTCTTTACGCAAGTTGTGGCGGTTCGTTGGAACTTCACCTTCTTGAAGTGGCGGATTGTTTTTAACAACCTCGATCAACTTCTTAATGCCGTTATCAGAGTCATGAAGATTATAGTAAGCCCATGCTGCTTTATACATACCGTATGAATACACACGGCTTTGTGGGAATTTTTCTAAGCGTTGGAATTGGTCCAAAGCGGCAGCAAATTTACCTTGATCATACAACAACTCACCCAACGCCAACGTACCATCTGGTACCAATGGAGATTTAGGGAATTTTTGTAGTAGGCGAGCGTAAAGATTATCAGATTCTTTAAATTGACCCACTTGCTGATGAGCAAAGGCATTGTTGAAAAGAACTGAGTCCATTTGTTTGAAGCCAGGGAATTCCGCTTCAATTTTATTATAGATTTTGATGGCGCGTTTAATCGCCTCAGCACCTTTTTCGTTTGGTACTGGGAAAGAAGAAAGCTTCATCAGCGGTGTATCTTTGTGTAAATCAAAGAAACGACCTGATTTAGATCTTCTCATGTAAAGCTCGGCAAGGCGGTACCATAGGTCCGCCTCATTTTTCGAGCCTTTTTGTTTTTTAAGAATAGCTTGAAGAGACTCGATCGCCTTATTTTCAGAGCGCGTGATCATGATCTCGCTGCTTAATGCTTTTCTTTCGTTGTCATCTTCGTTGCCGGATAGACGCACTTCAGGCAAAAGGCCCTTTTCGGTTTCTGCAAAACAGTAAATCGAAAAAAGATGTATTGCTAGAAGAAGAAATACTGTGCGCAGTTTCATTTTATTCTCCAACTAAAGTCACTAGTTTCAATTGCGGGAAGCCCGCCATTGAAGCTGTATACATGACCTTTCTCAAAGTTGCATAAGGAAGCTCTTTATCTGCTTGAAGCAAGATACGGCCTTCTTTGACGCCAGCTTTATCTTGAGAGTTTTTAGCAAGCTTATCTAGCTCTTCGAAAAGAGGCTTGATGAAGTTTGTGTCTTTCTCTTCAAGATCTTGCGGAAGAAATTCCGCATCTTTAACGTCGGCAATCTTTGTTTGGTCAATTTTAAGGGCTGTTCCAGACAGCGAAAGCTTAATCGCTTCCGTTGGATTCGATTGCGAAGCCGAAGATGGCAAGCGCAAACCATTTTCTGGAATGATCTGAACATCTGACGTCGAATAAGTTTGCAACAAGAACACGAGGAGGATCGTGAACATGTCGGTCATCGACGTGATATTCAAAGCAAATGTGGAGTTCTTTTTAAGGTTTGGCTCATAACGACGTCTGCGTGACATGTTGTTAGCCCTCCATCATGTTAGAGAAAATGATTTCTGGAAACATATACGGTGTATCTACGTTCTTCCCTTGTTTCGTATCAAACACTGGAAATTTTACTGATGAATCGTGAGCTTGACGAACTTCATCCATGATTTTCACGATTTCCTTGTAGGGAACTTTCGCATCTGGATTCAGTTCAAGCTTAAAGATTTCAGGATGTAGTTTTTTAACTTCAACTAATTTTTGGTGAAGGGCAGGAAGGTCGAAGGCGCCATCTTTCAATGGAACTTCTTCTACTTTCTCTTGGCCTTTTTCAGTCACCACAATGCGGAAACCATCTTTCGCGTCGACATCCAATGCGATGTTTGTCGGCAAGTTGTCTTTGTCTTGACGTTGGATAGCTTCATTCACTACTTGTGGCAATTCTGTTTCGATAACCATCATTTGCACGAAGGCTGAGGAAACCAGAAGAACCGGAACTAGTTTTACCATCACAGCAAGCAGGGGAGCCAAGTCCAACTCGAACTCACTGTGGTGATTAATT containing:
- a CDS encoding biopolymer transporter ExbD translates to MSRRRRYEPNLKKNSTFALNITSMTDMFTILLVFLLQTYSTSDVQIIPENGLRLPSSASQSNPTEAIKLSLSGTALKIDQTKIADVKDAEFLPQDLEEKDTNFIKPLFEELDKLAKNSQDKAGVKEGRILLQADKELPYATLRKVMYTASMAGFPQLKLVTLVGE
- a CDS encoding biopolymer transporter ExbD, which gives rise to MRRAKKLKINHHSEFELDLAPLLAVMVKLVPVLLVSSAFVQMMVIETELPQVVNEAIQRQDKDNLPTNIALDVDAKDGFRIVVTEKGQEKVEEVPLKDGAFDLPALHQKLVEVKKLHPEIFKLELNPDAKVPYKEIVKIMDEVRQAHDSSVKFPVFDTKQGKNVDTPYMFPEIIFSNMMEG